A single region of the Anomaloglossus baeobatrachus isolate aAnoBae1 chromosome 2, aAnoBae1.hap1, whole genome shotgun sequence genome encodes:
- the LOC142284225 gene encoding protein kinase C delta type-like — protein sequence MKKKKMEKAMGDKAVDGPSVYPNTDTEQLSGITPAESPIIVTGVESFTFHKILGEGSYGKVMLATHQACQKQLAVKMVKKRLLVKDSRDDVLIERQVLEMIRKSPFISRAFATFQSQDYVFYAMEYLSGGDLRGFMTTYAPIPIPAIRFIAAELICGLQFLHSRGIIHRDIKSDNILLDNNGHLKIADFGLAVMNIFGNAKTTGWAGTLEYMAPEILLEKPYNTAVDWFSAGVVIYEMATGRYPFSEDEIEENIEKALINDDPAFPKELDPQVKAVIKGLLDKSPKSRQKFVDNIKDHPFFTEINWTEIEGGKASPPFHLPPPPVMTSDAMKDVLSFSEATKPRMAKKNQNLFCGFTFADDGWKVVKQMQKAKTPNRRPKTPHHRSPTTESGGG from the exons atgaaaaagaaaaaaatggaaaaagcgatgggggacaaagctgTGGATGGACCCAGTGTTTACCCCAATACTGACACTGAGCAGCTCTCAG GTATAACACCAGCTGAATCTCCCATCATTGTGACGGGAGtggagagcttcaccttccataaaatccTTGGAGAGGGCTCATATGGTAAA GTCATGTTGGCCACACATCAGGCCTGCCAAAAACAACTGGCAGTGAAGATGGTGAAGAAGAGGCTCCTAGTCAAGGACTCAAGAGACGATGTCCTGATAGAGCGACAAGTCCTGGAGATGATTAGGAAGAGTCCATTCATTTCTCGGGCTTTTgccaccttccagtcccag GACTATGTTTTCTACGCCATGGAATATCTCAGTGGAGGAGACCTTAGAGGCTTCATGACAACTTATGCCCCTATTCCCATTCCAGCCATCAG atttattgcagctgagctgatctgtgggctgcagtttctccacagCAGAGGCATTATACACAG AGATATAAAATCAGACAACATCTTACTGGACAACAATGGTCACTTGAAGATTGCTGATTTTGGTCTTGCCGTGATGAACATCTTTGGCAATGCAAAAACGACAGGATGGGCCGGGACGCTTGAATATatggctcctgag ATTCTTTTAGAGAAGCCATACAACACagcagtggactggttctctgctggtgtTGTGATATATGAGATGGCTACTGGCAGATATCCATTCAGTGAAGATGAAATTGAGGAGAACATCGAGAAGGCACTGATCAATGATGATCCTGCCTTCCCAAAAGAACTGGACCCCCAAGTCAAAGCCGTCATAAAGGGG CTCTTGGATAAGTCACCAAAGAGTCGGCAGAAATTCGTGGACAACATTAAAGATCATCCATTCTTTACGGAGATCAACTGGACAGAAATAGAGGGCGGCAAAGCATCTCCACCATTCCACCTACCACCT ccaccagtgatgacatcAGATGCAATGAAAGATGTCCTTTCTTTCTCCGAAGCCACTAAACCACGAATggctaaaaaaaatcaaaatctttTCTGTGGATTCACATTTGCTGATGATGGATGGAAGGTTGTAAAGCAGATGCAGAAAGCTAAAACACCTAATCGAAGACCTAAAACACCCCATCACAG GTCGCCTACCACAGAATCTGGAGGAGGATAA